One window of the Saccopteryx bilineata isolate mSacBil1 chromosome 2, mSacBil1_pri_phased_curated, whole genome shotgun sequence genome contains the following:
- the NFIL3 gene encoding nuclear factor interleukin-3-regulated protein, with amino-acid sequence MQLRKMQTVKKEQASLDPGSGMDKVMVLNSALTEVSEDLTMGEELLLSEGGVGKNKSSACRRKREFIPDEKKDAMYWEKRRKNNEAAKRSREKRRLNDLVLENKLIALGEENATLKAELLSLKLKFGLISSTAYAQEIQKLSNSTAVYFQDYQASRSSVNAFVDEHEPAVVASSCISVIKHSPQSSLSDVSEVSSLDHSQEGPAQSGCRSPDSKFQVIKQEPVELEGYAREPRDDRGAYRTSVYQSYVGSSFPGCSHSPPLLQVSRSSSNSPRTSETDDGAVGKSSDGEDEQQVPKGPIHSPVELQHGHATMVKVPEVNSSALPHKLRIKAKAMQIKVEAFDNEYDATQKLSSPVDMTSKRHFELEKHSAPNMVHSSLTPFSVQVTNIQDWSIRSEHWHQKELNGKIQNSFKTGVVEMKDSGYKVSDTENLFLKQGIANLSSEVVSLKKLIATHQISASDSG; translated from the coding sequence ATGCAGCTGAGAAAAATGCAGACCGTCAAGAAGGAGCAGGCATCCCTTGATCCCGGCAGTGGCATGGACAAGGTGATGGTGCTTAACTCTGCTTTAACCGAAGTCTCTGAAGACTTGACGATGGGAGAAGAGCTTCTTCTAAGTGAagggggtgtggggaaaaacaaaTCTTCAGCTTGCCGCAGGAAACGGGAATTCATTCCCGATGAAAAGAAAGATGCTATGTATTGGGAAAAGAGGCGGAAAAATAACGAAGCCGCCAAGAGATCGCGGGAGAAGCGTCGACTAAATGACCTGGTTCTGGAGAACAAACTCATTGCACTGGGAGAAGAGAACGCCACTTTAAAAGCCGAACTGCTGTCCCTGAAATTGAAGTTTGGTTTAATTAGCTCTACAGCCTATGCCCAGGAGATCCAGAAACTCAGCAATTCCACAGCTGTGTACTTTCAAGACTACCAGGCCTCCCGGTCCAGCGTGAACGCCTTCGTGGACGAGCACGAGCCTGCGGTGGTGGCCAGCAGCTGCATCTCCGTCATCAAGCACTCTCCGCAGAGCTCTCTGTCCGACGTCTCCGAGGTCTCCTCGCTGGACCATTCGCAGGAGGGCCCCGCGCAGAGTGGCTGCAGGAGTCCTGACAGCAAGTTCCAAGTCATCAAGCAGGAGCCGGTGGAGTTGGAGGGCTACGCAAGAGAGCCAAGAGACGACCGGGGCGCCTACCGCACGTCCGTGTATCAGAGCTACGTGGGCAGTTCCTTTCCCGGCTGCTCACACTCTCCACCTCTTCTGCAGGTCAGCCGGTCCTCCAGTAACTCTCCAAGGACATCAGAGACCGACGACGGTGCAGTGGGGAAGTCATCGGATGGGGAAGATGAGCAGCAGGTCCCCAAGGGCCCCATCCACTCTCCGGTCGAACTTCAGCATGGACATGCGACCATGGTTAAAGTTCCAGAAGTGAATTCCTCTGCATTGCCACACAAGCTGCGGATCAAGGCCAAAGCCATGCAGATAAAAGTAGAGGCGTTCGACAATGAGTATGATGCCACACAAAAACTTTCCTCACCTGTTGACATGACATCTAAGAGACATTTTGAACTCGAGAAGCACAGTGCCCCAAACATGGTGCATTCTTCCCTCACTCCTTTCTCAGTGCAAGTGACTAACATCCAAGATTGGTCTATCAGATCAGAACACTGGCATCAGAAAGAACTGAATGGTAAAATTCAGAATAGTTTCAAAACTGGAGTGGTTGAAATGAAAGACAGTGGCTACAAAGTTTCTGACACGGAGAATTTGTTTTTGAAGCAGGGGATAGCAAACTTGTCTTCAGAGGTGGTCTCGCTTAAGAAACTTATAGCCACACACCAAATCTCTGCTTCCGACTCTGGGTAA